From a region of the Pseudomonadota bacterium genome:
- a CDS encoding SurA N-terminal domain-containing protein, with translation MLTSFRDGLRNSKILKYVFVGIISVPFVFVGVASYVGGGADVDAATVNGDAIPTARFEQANYQQQQRMRQLFGGQLPAELINTRALREDVLEALINEQLMLQRSQADYYTASDLELAKAVQTDPNFQVDGQFDRDRYAQILSANRSSPLVYEETLRRQLVLQQLYQAISSSDFELDGERLRSAALSGQEREVSRARFSLGQLRDTLSVSDSEIEARYQSNRDDYMRPEQYKVAYIDVNADALRDGVSLDEDTIEGEYQRRIGEFGRAEAREASHILVAVDDIESGSEVDAAREKAEALLVRIRAGEDFSAIAASDSDDAGSADIGGSLGEFERGVMTPAFDDAVFSLDVGQISDVVQTDFGFHIIRLDRIAETTAAPLDEVRGEIEAGLRAQLASEAFADQRETLSAESFENPNSLDSAADLLGVEVQVSDWVSAELTDGLGAFPAVLEAIRSDDVFNQALNSEIIDLGPERSVVLRLEDVQATELKPLDEVRAQIEGELLDQAAATRADELVASVLAAVESGTPLEDAASELGAVFEPPVWVARQGGVVDGAVATDVFEASQPGSGGPVYLRSERGDGDPVVVALHAVRAGSLPASDAQQASAYALAFGNAAFRAVQQAMRADADVTINERVLDPDFVPYGADHGQGL, from the coding sequence ATGTTGACATCTTTCCGCGACGGCTTGCGGAACTCGAAAATCCTCAAATACGTGTTCGTTGGCATCATCTCGGTGCCCTTCGTGTTTGTCGGTGTGGCGAGTTACGTGGGCGGTGGCGCCGACGTGGATGCGGCCACGGTCAACGGCGACGCGATTCCCACAGCGCGTTTCGAACAGGCGAACTACCAGCAGCAGCAGCGCATGCGGCAGCTGTTCGGTGGTCAGTTGCCGGCCGAGTTGATCAACACCCGGGCGCTCCGCGAGGACGTGCTCGAGGCCCTGATCAACGAGCAGCTGATGCTGCAACGCTCGCAGGCCGACTACTACACCGCGTCGGATCTGGAACTCGCCAAGGCGGTTCAGACCGACCCGAATTTTCAGGTGGATGGCCAGTTCGACCGCGACCGGTATGCACAGATCCTGAGCGCGAACCGCAGCTCACCGCTGGTTTACGAGGAGACGCTTCGGCGTCAGCTGGTATTGCAACAGCTCTACCAGGCCATCAGCAGTTCCGATTTCGAGCTCGACGGCGAGCGCCTACGCAGCGCAGCACTGTCAGGTCAGGAGCGCGAAGTGTCGCGAGCGCGCTTCAGCCTCGGTCAGCTCCGCGACACCCTGAGTGTCTCCGACTCGGAGATCGAAGCGCGCTATCAGAGCAACCGCGACGACTACATGCGACCCGAGCAGTACAAAGTCGCGTACATTGACGTGAACGCTGACGCCTTGCGCGACGGCGTCAGCCTCGACGAGGACACCATTGAGGGTGAGTACCAGCGCCGCATCGGTGAGTTCGGCCGGGCTGAAGCCCGCGAGGCCTCTCACATTCTCGTCGCCGTCGACGACATCGAGTCCGGCTCCGAGGTGGACGCGGCGCGCGAGAAAGCCGAGGCTTTGCTCGTACGTATCCGCGCGGGCGAGGACTTTTCGGCGATTGCGGCCTCCGACTCCGATGACGCGGGGTCCGCCGACATCGGCGGCAGCCTGGGCGAATTCGAGCGGGGTGTCATGACCCCGGCCTTTGATGACGCCGTCTTTTCGCTCGACGTCGGCCAGATCAGCGACGTGGTTCAAACTGATTTCGGGTTCCACATCATCCGGCTCGACCGCATCGCTGAGACCACGGCGGCGCCACTCGACGAGGTGCGCGGTGAGATCGAAGCGGGTCTGCGGGCCCAGCTGGCAAGTGAAGCCTTCGCCGACCAGCGCGAAACACTCTCGGCTGAATCCTTCGAGAACCCGAACAGCCTGGACTCGGCGGCTGACCTGCTCGGCGTCGAAGTGCAGGTGTCGGATTGGGTCAGTGCTGAGCTGACCGACGGGCTGGGCGCGTTCCCGGCCGTGCTCGAAGCGATCCGCAGTGACGATGTGTTCAACCAGGCGCTCAACTCCGAGATCATTGACCTCGGTCCGGAGCGCTCGGTGGTACTGCGTCTCGAGGATGTCCAGGCGACCGAACTCAAGCCGCTCGATGAGGTGCGCGCGCAGATCGAGGGCGAGTTGCTCGACCAGGCGGCGGCGACGCGTGCTGACGAGCTGGTGGCCAGTGTGCTCGCGGCTGTCGAAAGCGGGACTCCGCTCGAAGACGCGGCGTCAGAGTTGGGTGCCGTGTTCGAGCCGCCGGTTTGGGTGGCTCGGCAGGGCGGTGTCGTCGATGGCGCCGTCGCGACAGACGTATTTGAAGCGTCCCAGCCGGGTTCAGGTGGGCCGGTGTACCTCCGCAGCGAACGCGGCGACGGTGACCCGGTGGTGGTGGCTCTGCACGCCGTGCGGGCTGGCTCGCTGCCGGCATCGGACGCGCAGCAGGCCAGCGCGTACGCGCTCGCTTTCGGCAACGCTGCGTTCAGGGCCGTGCAACAAGCCATGCGTGCAGACGCCGACGTGACTATCAACGAACGCGTGCTCGACCCGGATTTCGTGCCCTACGGCGCCGATCACGGCCAGGGCCTCTGA
- a CDS encoding HU family DNA-binding protein — protein MNKSELVDAIADKADLSRAEASRALDALTAVVSDALKGGDQVALTGFGTFLSRRREAREGRNPKTGETIQIAAANVPAFKAGKALKDAVN, from the coding sequence GTGAACAAATCAGAGTTAGTCGACGCCATCGCTGACAAGGCAGACTTGTCCCGTGCCGAAGCCAGCCGTGCGTTGGATGCCTTGACCGCCGTGGTGTCGGATGCCCTCAAAGGCGGCGATCAGGTCGCGCTGACCGGATTCGGCACGTTCCTGAGCCGCCGTCGCGAAGCCCGCGAAGGGCGCAACCCGAAGACCGGCGAAACCATTCAAATCGCGGCGGCCAACGTGCCGGCGTTCAAGGCTGGCAAAGCACTGAAAGATGCCGTAAACTAG